The DNA segment GAATCGACAGAATGCTGAGGCGATCGCGCGGGAACGCTTGCATCAAGTCTTCGTTGACTTTGACTGTGCCAGAGGCGATCGGTGCCAGGAAGTATCGCAATAGCTCTTTGATGGAAGCTTCGGATAAACCTGGTTCATCTGGGTCGGTTACAACCCTGCCAGAGAACTTGCCTACTTGCTGGCAAGCTGAGACTTGACGGGTGAACACCTCCAGATAAATTTGCCCTTCTGGGTCGTCGTGGAGAAATGGGAAATAGTGAACCAGTCCATAAATGAGTTCTAGAACCGGAACGCTGGGTGCCCAGCGAAAACCTGCTCTTCGTGGATCTCTTAATGCCCAGCATTGGGCAAATTCTAGAAGCCCTTGTGGTGCGGTGGCGGAGCTAACAAGGTTAATGGCAGCATCTCGCCAAGCTATGAAGGTGTTTGTGATGCTGTCATTCAAGCCACTGGTGTTGGCTTCAACAATTCCCCCTGGATCAAGGCATTCCAGCAATAGCCCACCAAATTGGGCAACAACCTCAATTTCAGTCAGGTCTTGCCCTCTAGGATTGAAGACTTCAATGGTTGGAGTCTTGCCCAGCAATTGCTCTCGCAGAAGCAGGGGTAAGCGTGGGTTCCCGCTGGTGTTGTATTCTGCTGGACTGCTACAGAGCAGAGCACAGTCGCCTAAATCCCCTCCGTTGGCATTACACTCGATTCTTGTGCCATCAGGAAGGGTATAACCAGTGCCCCGAAAAATGCGGTGGACAAAGCTTGCCAAGTCGTTGGCGAGGGTATCCATGTCTTGCCGAAACATTCCTAAAATTGGAACGCCAACTTCGGCACTGGGTCCATGCAGAAGGGTGGGCTTGTTTTGGACTCTGACAGCCTGATAGCCAGGATCAAGCGTTGCGTAGTCGTTAACAAACTGGATGATGGTTTGGGTTGAGCGGTAGTTTGTCCTTAAGAAAATAGTGGTTGGCTGGCGATCGAACATTGCTTTGTAGCGATCGCCAAAGTTGCTGAATAGCTCAACGGTGGCTCCCCTGAAGCGGTAGAGGCTCTGGTCGTCGTCGCCTACAACAGTAATCGCCCCATCACAGGCTTTTGCCAACTCAAAGTAGATGCCTTCCTGGAGTAGGTTGGTGTCTTGGTACTCGTCTACCAGCACGACTTGAATCTGCTGAGAAAATTCGGTCAGTTTTCCCTGACGTAGACGGTTCAAGACCTCCTGTTCCAACAATGCAAAATCGACCATGAGCCGATCGCCCAGTTCTTGTTGGTAATCTGCGATCGCTTCTCCGATTAGGTCGAGGGCTGATTGTTCGTTGTCAGAAGCTCCACTGGTGAGAAAATCGTCCCAATCAACTTGGTCTTGAA comes from the Oscillatoria sp. FACHB-1407 genome and includes:
- a CDS encoding UvrD-helicase domain-containing protein; this translates as MTFTESSPAQGNSVGVVTLAEFYSAYTTFRNRPNDEQAEAIAQPPSEPLFIVAGPGTGKTTCLTLRILKLILVDGVLPKTILATTFTKKAAAELRSRILGWGFQLLEALQDDPQISAQAKAQLAKVDINQVLTGTIDSLCEQILRDFRDPGTQPPILADDFVSKTLLLQEGLFNNRRDQNGDLDEFLLNLQGSKWDWNVGKKTDLLQEIWDRRFQDQVDWDDFLTSGASDNEQSALDLIGEAIADYQQELGDRLMVDFALLEQEVLNRLRQGKLTEFSQQIQVVLVDEYQDTNLLQEGIYFELAKACDGAITVVGDDDQSLYRFRGATVELFSNFGDRYKAMFDRQPTTIFLRTNYRSTQTIIQFVNDYATLDPGYQAVRVQNKPTLLHGPSAEVGVPILGMFRQDMDTLANDLASFVHRIFRGTGYTLPDGTRIECNANGGDLGDCALLCSSPAEYNTSGNPRLPLLLREQLLGKTPTIEVFNPRGQDLTEIEVVAQFGGLLLECLDPGGIVEANTSGLNDSITNTFIAWRDAAINLVSSATAPQGLLEFAQCWALRDPRRAGFRWAPSVPVLELIYGLVHYFPFLHDDPEGQIYLEVFTRQVSACQQVGKFSGRVVTDPDEPGLSEASIKELLRYFLAPIASGTVKVNEDLMQAFPRDRLSILSIHQSKGLEFPLTIVDVGSDFKSNHAAHRFKRFPEKGGTPHTMEDLLRPHTALNAPIRGGRDRTFDDLYRQFFVAYSRPQEVLLLVGLTPTLPGGRVPNIATGWNRNGVCVWSSNQTFLMI